In Chrysemys picta bellii isolate R12L10 chromosome 3, ASM1138683v2, whole genome shotgun sequence, a single genomic region encodes these proteins:
- the MAP10 gene encoding microtubule-associated protein 10 yields the protein MEEEGGAREGLFSLELLVEWVRVEPRVLPPRGPLRPAVALRLLDFPTLLVHPPEPGCPPGRLVPFGRGKSCLFRLGPGPLRGLLRRAPLYALLLALPPGPAPARLLGSCCVSLAPAAEELLRPPQGGATPDSRGRRGRYPLRDLMGERVGELALGYRLSSLGPALLGHLPAGLGQEVAGGAPPPSPPDTQRKSGPRPQGAPGEQASGPSRRCTSMGSQTEPQDWEEVRELEPEHSGQASSPAGETRQPSGEEVRELEIEANVFCPPPLYYSHLPTEPPPPRPPERVAVAQPQAPQEQIPNVPLVPLQEACPDRGQASGSLAQSLGSAQLLRDALRELPLINALLVELSLLNNQPLQLGPSNVHPQLAWLYREVEDDIKPSRPLAKSRWPAGKDKETLLNPSERFRRSQQEFSKLGGSSLGETGAGKGTKKAAASRNNGFEKKSGTKEKTPPKKKLFYGLTNTLRLRLQQTNPDMLILHERREQYRKRQVELLREKRGKGSLSRGKLFRNTAEQHLMSYRHPARGGILEQNVQLHENIETLIQSSVEKDYSTTITEDISNLQKHAAHNRLNNHEESTKEENPYEVNTNCSLEGTTIKTPYKVKDMKVHLPRAFTQDTDAKRNKVDEETVQFIHDKDMDHYNASTLGDYQSGPKNSFESNPELKYSDDFVGSPENTGYSEDFTSADDTGRGSETLDSSPEPALVSPKQACSDMDSESKKSRLSEKSLRTESISAPLPVPSTASPVHSLKRTYDLKAKKQSTGAAVSVSISDSSPPVGSLDKQELAPHIKEEDSKIDQNIFKPPEVKSEQTNSDMNSVVKGQTSLEKSQSLRTSQVSSYLPSNMSDLELSGVENHTSDKEEDDDFGTLCIPNQYKHISELVVNKLPGYTM from the coding sequence ATGGAGGAGGAGGGCGGCGCGCGCGAGGGTCTCTTCTCGCTGGAGCTGCTGGTGGAGTGGGTGCGGGTGGAGCCGCGGGTGCTGCCCCCGCGCGGGCCCCTGCGCCCGGCCGTGGCGCTGCGGCTGCTGGACTTCCCCACCCTGCTGGTGCACCCGCCCGAGCCGGGCTGCCCGCCGGGGCGGCTCGTCCCCTTCGGCCGGGGCAAGTCCTGCCTCTTCCGCCTGGGCCCGGGCCCCCTGCGGGGCCTGCTCCGCCGCGCCCCGCTCTACGCGCTGCTGCTGGCGCTGCCCCCGGGGCCCGCCCCGGCCCGCCTGCTCGGCAGCTGCTGTGTCTCCCTGGCCCCGGCGGCCGAGGAGCTGCTGCGGCCGCCGCAGGGCGGGGCGACGCCCGACTCCCGGGGCCGCAGGGGCCGTTACCCCCTGCGGGACCTCATGGGGGAGCGGGTtggggagctggccctgggctaCCGCCTCAGCAGCCTCGGGCCGGCCTTGCTGGGGCACCTGCCTGcgggcctggggcaggaggtggctgGGGGAGCGCCGCCGCCCAGCCCCCCGGATACCCAGCGCAAGAGCGGGCCCAGGCCGCAGGGGGCCCCGGGGGAACAGGCCTCTGGTCCTAGTAGGCGCTGCACGTCTATGGGCAGCCAGACGGAGCCGCAGGACTGGGAAGAGGTTAGGGAGCTGGAGCCTGAGCACAGCGGCCAAGCCTCATCCCCCGCTGGCGAGACCCGTCAGCCaagtggggaggaggtgagggagcTGGAGATAGAAGCCAACGTCTTCTGTCCTCCCCCTTTGTACTACAGCCACCTGCCCACAGAGCCCCCACCACCCCGGCCCCCTGAGAGGGTGGCAGTTGCTCAGCCTCAGGCACCACAGGAGCAGATCCCAAATGTACCCCTAGTGCCATTGCAGGAAGCTTGTCCAGACAGAGGTCAGGCTTCTGGTTCCCTGGCCCAGTCGCTGGGTAGTGCCCAGCTGCTCAGAGATGCTCTCAGAGAGCTGCCTCTGATCAATGCTTTGCTGGTAGAACTGTCCCTGCTGAACAACCAGCCCCTGCAACTGGGACCTTCTAATGTTCACCCCCAGCTGGCCTGGCTATATCGAGAAGTAGAAGACGACATCAAGCCCTCAAGACCTCTTGCTAAAAGCAGATGGCCAGCGGGGAAGGATAAGGAAACACTTCTTAACCCCAGTGAAAGATTCAGAAGAAGTCAGCAGGAGTTTTCTAAATTGGGTGGTTCTTCCCTAGGAGAGACTGGGGCTGGGAAAGGAACCAAGAAAGCTGCAGCATCAAGAAACAACGGTTTTGAAAAGAAGAGTGGAACCAAAGAGAAAACACCCCCCAAAAAGAAACTGTTTTATGGACTCACAAATACACTAAGGTTACGATTACAGCAGACCAATCCAGATATGTTAATACTTCATGAAAGGAGAGAACAATATAGAAAAAGGCAAGTAGAACTGCTGAGGGAAAAGAGAGGCAAAGGCTCTTTGTCCAGAGGAAAACTATTCAGAAACACTGCTGAACAGCATCTGATGTCTTACAGGCATCCTGCCAGGGGAGGAATTTTAGAACAAAATGTTCAGCTTCATGAAAATATTGAGACTTTAATACAAAGTAGTGTTGAAAAAGATTACTCTACCACTATAACGGAAGATATTTCTAATCTACAAAAACATGCTGCTCACAATAGGCTGAACAATCACGAAGAAAGCACAAAGGAAGAGAATCCATATGAAGTGAATACAAACTGTTCACTGGAAGGAACTACAATTAAAACCCCTTACAAAGTAAAGGATATGAAAGTCCACCTGCCAAGAGCTTTCACCCAGGATACTGATGCAAAGAGAAATAAAGTAGATGAGGAAACAGTACAATTTATTCATGACAAAGACATGGATCACTATAATGCTTCCACATTAGGTGATTATCAGTCAGGCCCCAAAAACAGTTTTGAAAGTAACCCTGAACTCAAGTATTCAGATGACTTTGTTGGCAGCCCTGAGAACACAGGCTATTCGGAAGATTTCACCAGTGCTGATGATACGGGCAGAGGCTCAGAAACTCTTGAtagcagcccagagcctgcactggtAAGCCCAAAGCAAGCTTGCTCAGACATGGATTCAGAATCCAAGAAGTCCAGACTTTCTGAAAAAAGTCTGAGAACTGAAAGTATTTCAGCTCCTCTACCAGTTCCTTCAACTGCATCTCCAGTCCATTCTCTTAAAAGAACCtatgatttaaaagcaaaaaaacagAGTACAGGGGCGGCTGTCAGTGTATCCATTAGTGACTCCTCTCCTCCTGTAGGTTCATTAGATAAGCAGGAGTTAGCGCCACACATCAAGGAAGAAGATAGCaaaattgaccaaaatatttTCAAGCCCCCTGAGGTGAAGAGCGAGCAAACTAATTCTGATATGAATAGTGTAGTAAAGGGCCAAACCTCTTTGGAAAAGAGCCAGTCACTGAGGACATCTCAGGTTAGCTCCTACTTGCCATCCAACATGTCTGATCTTGAACTTAGTGGTGTGGAAAACCATAcatcagacaaggaagaggatgacGACTTTGGGACACTGTGTATTCCTAATCAATATAAGCACATCAGTGAACTAGTAGTAAACAAGCTTCCTGGATACACAATGTAA